tagagttagtattatatatatttttactagaactaatataatttgttgacaaaaagatGATATCTTATCCaaacaaattttgtgttatttcCATACGCATTTTtagattaaataaattatgagaaatcatatttatttagatattttaagtttgataTCATATAATGAAATAccattatatttataaataacaaaatgaaaattcagATAGGTAAGCTAGTAATTTATGATAGTACCGTTATTGTGTTATATTTGAATttacatccaaaaaaaataaaaaaaaaataaataaatattgagCATCGCTCCTAAATTgctaaatgtttttaaaatgccCTTTCCCGCGAGAGAGATATGTCGGTGGAATGTTGGtgaaatgaataaataaagattGGTCCAAGCTGTGTGTGACAAAAGGATGGTCCAATGCATTCATGTAGGAAAATTGGAACACTTGTTCAACAGGTAACCACATCTTTCTTCATTTGGTTTATTCGAAAACTAATCTTTTTATTATGgcaaattcattaaaaattgGTCGGCTCCACGAGttataaattctaaaattttctaaattaaggCTTTGTCGATCGATATAAACATACCAGCTGCGGGTCCAGATTTAGAGTGTCATGGTACCGGATTTGGAAGCTAAATAAACTGgaaattttgattgataagTAGATGGTGAAGTATCAGTTTAACTtacattttgaatatttagatttgttttggaaaattaaatgtattcgttattttttcttttcttttttctttttttttttcttcttcttttttagctTAAAACTTATTCATTGTTTTTCCTCATTGTTATTCATTGATTAAAGACtctgaaaattgaaatgtatagttgaagatattttgttctaaaaaaaaaaaaagagtctaGTTATTAACTAAACTCATTTTAAAAGATAGAAAGTCTAGTTATTGATAGATTTAACCACTTAGACAATCCTCATCGGTAAGATCTACAAAAATGGTCTTTGATGAATAAaatgtattgtttttgttacaattttattattcaaataaaatttgaaataactaaattaaatcACACCAATAGAATTAATATATCTGGCAAAATGAGTTTGTTAGATTAATTCAGAGTCTATGGGCAAAGTGagaaattttctctttttttttcatttctattttttttaattattttagttgtGAAAGATCTTCCAATAAAAATGCTATTAAATCTTATCTCTCCATCAGTAGTTCGCCTTAGCTTCTCTCTCGAATCGAGAAAgatagacttttttttttggtaaaaaagaaattgattacGTGCGgggtttaatttttgtgtgaTGTTTGTCATTACTGGTAATATCATTGTTTATATTCGATTAGCgttattttgtgtttaatcACAAACCTCTCATCTCACAACCACAAACCAtggaaaataagaatattaaCTAGTCTCTAAAGCAATTAATAGAGagaataagaaaactatattgTTGAAAtactagaaacaaaaaaaaaaaataaagacaaagagtaatttttttttttttttgatataccCTATCAGCTAATGTGACCAGTCTCAGTAAGAACACATCGAAGTGCTACGGAGTATGACTTCCAGAGTAAAATCTCCTTGTTACCTTTGGTTGAGTGGGATTAAGAACTTGATAACGCATAACACTTTATCCTTCTTATTATTTTCGTCAGGCCTATACTCTTCTATGAACCAAGCAGTTTTCTTCGGATCTTCTCCTTCACAAACATTTCTTGGTTCCTCATTTTccgaaaattgaaaaatcctCCTGTAACCAAGAACCTTACCTTTTGACTTGATAACTCTATGACCTTCTACGATCCTCCAgcaaccaccaccatcacATTCATCGGTTTTACCACAAGTCTTTGTCCTGTTAGCAAAGATACAGGTTCCGAACTCTTTAAACTTGTCATCTTGAGGATCCACAAGCGTCAACGGATGCAAACGGTACACATCGTTGGTAACGTAGCTAGGCCAAGTGTTTCCATCATAACCGATTATCGTCTCCAGATAAAATGCACCCTCCGCTTCTGAATCGAAGAAACAGACTCCATAAGCTGGCAACAATTGATTTGCAGGAAGCGGTGATCTAGTGGAGAGACACGAGAAATGCTTGGCTAGCAAGAAACTGATTTCAGCATCGAACATAAACCGAATCTTGCAAATCACATGATCTTGCTTGCAGTTCAAGTTATTGTTAAGCCTGTACTCTTCCATTACCCAACTTCTCTTGTATTCTCTAGGTTTCTTCTTTAGGCAGAACTTGAGAATCTTCTTGAACCCTAGAATCTTCCCAGTCTCCTTCGATTTTATCAGTTTATCACGACCAATGATCCTCCAGCAACCAGATTGACATCCATCGGTTCTACCACAATTCTCTGTTCGTGGTTTAACGATCACGAATCTAGGGCTCTGAGAATGAAACTCCTCATTTGGATTCTTGTTGAACACGTCTACATCTTCGATGAAGTGATCAGGCCACGAATCCCCGTTAACGATCATACGCTTCAGATAACGTGAGATGATTACATCGTCTTCTGCTTTGATCAGTTCTTCTTTGATTAGCCAATAAGTTGCTTCGTCTTCTGCTTTCATCAGTTCGTCTTTGATAAGCTCATAAGTTGCTTCGTCTTCAACTTTCATTGGTTCGTCCTcataaagaaactaaatcgatcaagagagagagaaagattaaACGCAAAAATGAGTGTTGTTTCTTGGAGATGAAGCGAAGAAGACTCATGTTCATAAATGTGCTTTTAAGTTAATGGCAACCGTTATATCTAAGTTTCGTATTGATTAATTTACCCTTGTTgatctctttttatttctcaacTACCCTTCTTCCACGGATATTTTTTCACTGTTTATCCAAAATTTGTgaatggattaaaaaaaagaagggaaaCACCTCAATAATGTAACCAAAAAGTCTACATAGTTGTCAACCAGAGTTTCCAAGTTATTTAGACCATATAATTGTCTCAAGTCAAGCACCAACCTTTGATAATGTTTGTCCTTATTCATAAAACGGTCGGCGCATCTTCATCATATCAAGTTAGAATAGCATAAGAATATACAGAAATAGATACTCCGATCCACATGTCCTTCACTTTCCACGTGAGTACCACACAGTACAATACTCCACATGTGAAATTAGTAGTGTGGACGTGTGGTAAAACACGGATTTAGGTTATTTACTTTGATTGTCTAATGTCTAATTGATAagattcagattttttttttctttgaccaaTAGTTCCAAATCTTTGCCCCATAATTTACTGATCACTGGTTTCGTTTGGCGTAATGTGGAGAATCAAGACCAACTAttgataatataatttttatctGTTGGGCATTTTTGATCCTAGTCCATGACATTCTTTGAATATCcttaaaaacagaggaaaacatTTGAAGGGAGCTAAAAAGTCTTATTATTGAATATTGAAACATAAAGACCTACAAGAAAAATGTCTCATATTCATTTgttctcttttgcttcttcttcgactTTGTTCTTATTCATCAACTGGGCCAATCTCTCTGCAAGATTTAGCCTAGTCGCAGGAGACACCCCATTACTTCCAATGATTGATTAAAGAACTGCCAACAGCTTATTCTCGACCATAGCTTGTCCAGTTGTAGGAATGATATCGTCTTTAGAAAACGCAATCtgcaaaacattttaattcaCAACAAACATATAGTAGTGAGAACGTGTAGCTATGCACACTTTTATGACATTGTTTTAAAAGccaatttcaagttttttttttgaaatttgaaagcgTTTATATAAAAGCGTTTATGCTCATTATGCTCACTTTCTCCTTGGTATCCTGGTTTGGTGTCTAAGGTGCAGCGACAATCTTTTCCAGTGGCTCTACCCAActcctcttctccttcacgGTTCAAGACGACACCGCAACTCTTGGTTTATACATGGCGACGACGGTGTGGCAACAACAAGCCTTGGCAAAGTTGATGACCTAACCTATCTCttaattctctgtttcttcctgGAAAAATATATGACGGCTATATGACGGCTATATGTAAACAACGATATACACACGAGCACACACACGAAATCGcaaaacaacacaacaacGATGATCTCTGCTAATcagataaaaacaaatgtcaatTTTTCTGCCCATTGATCTTCATTTATAGATTATTAGGGTTGCTGATTCAGAAACATGTAGTTGGTTTCAGATCATATCAATTCTATACGTTTAGGCTCAACTTGTCTCTGATGTTTTTGATTGCTGCTAATATGGTTGTTTACATGCGATTAGCAAATTGCAGCGACGACAAAAAAAGTCTCTCCTCTCACTACCACAAACCACAAGAAATAAGCATACTAGTCTTTAAACCATATTgaacagagaaataagaaacacaaagactCATGAATCTATAGATGTGTGTATCTAGAATATTCGTAAGATACTAAGATGatcacaaaaaccaaagtaaaGTATCCTATCTATCATAAGTCAACTTGATAACGCACAACACTTTATTCTGCTTCACGTTTTTGCTAAGCCTATACTCTTGTATAGTCCAAGTTACCGTCACTTCTTCTCCATCACAAAGATATATTTGTCTCACCGTTTCATAGAACTCAAATACCTTCTTGAAACCAATGACCTTTCCGAAATTTGACTTGATCAGCTTATCACCGTGCAGGATCTTCCAGTAACCACCATCGCATTTATCAGTTTCACCACAAGTCTTGTTAGCGAAGATGCAGGTTCCGTAATCATTAAACATCCGATCTTGAAGATCCACAAGCTCCAATGGATGCAGACAGTACACGTTGTTGGTAACGTAGCTAGGCCACTCGTTTCCTTCCGAAGTCATTATCGCGTCCAGATAAAATTCATCCTCCTCTTGTGTATTGGATAAATAATATCCATAAGATGGCAACAGCTCATTTTCAAGAACCGATTCTGATGTAGTGTAGAAATGCTTGCTTAGCAAGAAACTAATTTCAGCTTCAAACATAAACCGAATTTTGCAAATCACATGATCTTGCTTCCAGTTCAAGTTATTGGTAAGCCTATACTCTTCCATTACCCAACTTCTCTTGTAGTCTATAGGTTTCCTCTTTAGGCAAAACTTGAGTATCTTCTTGAACCCTAGAATCTTCCCAGTCTCCTCCGACTTTATCAGTTTATCACGACCAATGATCCTCCAGCAACCCGAATCACATCCATCGGTTTTACCACAAGCCTCTGTTCGTGGTTTAACGATCACGAATCTAGGTCTCTCAGAATTGAACACCTTATCTGGATTCTTGGTGAACACGTTTGCGTCTTCGATGAAGTGATCTGGCCAAGAATCTCCGTTAACGACCATACCCTTCAGATAACGTGAGATTATTACTTCGTCTTCTGAGTATAACAGTTCGTGTTTGATTAGATCATAAGCTGCGTCGTCGTCCTCCATAATGAAACTAAATCgatcaaaaaaattatctagAGAAAGATCAATCGCAAGAATGAGTGTTTGTTTCTTGGAGATGaagggaagaggaagagagactCGTGTTAATAAGTTAGTGGCGACcgttatatataatttttgtgttgACCAATTTACCCCTGATGATATCTCTTTATTTCGCAATTATGAACTACCCTTTCCTCCGcggataatttttttgtaaactttttttcttcttttcttctggtgcttttgttaaaataaattactgTCAGTTATACGATAGTTTTGTTTCGTTGACATATGTATAAGTAAtaatcttatttcttttttttgaatttcatgttaaattagattcaaaagaaaacgtttttaCAACAAGTGCAGCTTTAATTTAGATTACAATAGCAGAGAAAAGATTAAACTTTGATGAGTTGAGAACTTAGTGCTTTGACGCAAACCACTTTTGGAGACCACTCGCATAACGCCCATCGCCCATGAGCCTAATTGCTGATAATCGATTTCGAATCTGCTTGTCTAGCCATCCGACTAACCGAGCTGGTGGGTTAGGATCATCCCCATGCATTCTTCCATTCCTCTCTCTCCATAATGCATAGATTACAGTCTGAAACACATACCTTTGTAAAAATCCTTCTACCCGCTGGTTTTGGTGGCAAGAGACGCGCATTAGGTTCGTGTGCCAATCTGTTGAGTAGCTAGTTTGAAAAATGTTCTTAGAAGAGGTGCTCCCTAGTTTCTACCTCGGTGTGACAGAGAAAACACGTGTCTGTTGCTCCGACATTCCACATCCTCATACGGTCCCCGGTGGAGAGACGATTTAGAACCGCTAGCCACACACAAAAGGATTGCCTAGGCGTCGCGTGAGTAAACCATACTCCTTTGTGCCAAGTGATCGTGGGAGAGATAGTTCTTAGATGATGCCATGTATCCTTGGTAGAGAAACGTGGCCGATAAGTGTCATTTATACCACGCCAAAGAATATGATCTGCTTCATCTTTACGATTCtgcatttttttatttaaagcCTCTTCTATTTGCATGAGTAATCCGTCTCTATGCCTTCGACGACGACGCATTGTCCACGCATCCGCCACAGATTTTTGCCAATCTATTCCCAAATCAATAGCACCTCGCTCACCCACAAGATCAGATAAACGACCCAAATCAGACCAGTTATCATACCAAAATGATGTGGTTTGCCCATTCTTGACTTCCGCTCGACATAAAGGACTTGCAACTGCCCGATATTTGAGGAGTTTCTTCCACATCCAAGAGCCTATGTGTGTTTGACAGACCAGAAGGACTTCTGTTTGAGAAGATTTTCTTCTATCCACTTCACCCAAAGAGAGTTTCCATGAGACACTATTCTCCATATTAGCTTCAAACAACAGACATCGTTAGCCTCCTTTAAGGATCTTAGACCCAAACCACCTTCATGCTTAGGCTTACAAATCTCTTGCCATGACACCTTTGCTTTCGTTGTTTTCATTTCCTGCCCAGACCAAAGAAATGCAGAACAAATTTTATCCACTTCACGAATACAACCGCGAGGAAGTCTAAACGCTGCCATCCAAAAGTTACAAATACTCCAGAGTACTGAACTTATTAGATTCAATCTACcagcaaaagagagaaatcttGCTGTCCAAGAGCCAATTCGTTGTCTTATCTTTTCAAGGAGAGGAAGGTAATCAGCTGCAGATAGACGTTTATTAACAAGGGGAAGTCCAAGATACCTTACAGGTAATGTTCCCACTGAAAACGGGTATGTAGAGGTGATCGTTTGGTGAGCTGTTGCAGACGTGCCCGCTAAAAACAGAGTCGACTTCTCCATACTTATTCTGAGTCCTGACCACAGAGCAAAGTCATTGAAAACTCGGACCACTCCATCAATTGACCGAATTTTACCATCAGAGAGAACCATGATGTCATCTGCAAAACTTAGGTGAGTGAGACCTATATTTTTGCAAACTTAGGTCAATAGAGgcagtaaaataaaattttcttaattatgaaAGCacctttattttcttgttcatGTTTAACACACTTTATAGCTGTTATACAGATATTTGTATCcttaactaataaaattaaaaacacataataaaataatacaagtACATGACTGTAATAGTAGGCGAAATTCTAAATTATTGGCAATATTTAGAATTACTAATGAAATGCATGATTAGCCAACTCACTGTTTCTTAACAGCTGAtcaatatgaatatatatatatatatggtactAATTTACTACAACTCACTAGTTTACGTTCACCTGAAATTGGTATCATTTACATATTTCGGGTGAGCCACGGATCTAAATCTTAAAGTCAAGTTAAAAAATCACGGATTGACTCAACATAACATACATGATTGAACGTGTCTGACCCATCAAAACAaccctctatatatataagcccAAATTTGCATTGCAAGTGTTCGTGCTTCTTAGATTTGAGGTTGAAACGTTGATGTTAATTATGACCTGTTTCACTCTTCTCAATTTACTTTTCTCCTACTGAATCAAACACCTCaataatgtaattaaaaagtCCAAAACCAATTAATGAAGAACGCAACATCACAGATTCTCCGCACTTAAAGTTAATTTCTGTCAAAGATTTTCCAAGTTATTAgaccatatatatagttgtcTTAAGTCAAGCACCAGCCTTTGTTAATGTTTGTCGCGGATCACAAAGCATAATTTTTCTTCCCTAGCTGTTTGAAGGAAAACTTTTCTTCATCCCATCAGAAGAGAATTTGAAGAATagttttaaaagagtttttgggaaatatatgttttccGAGTAACTTCCATCTAAAccttatttataaaacaattgGCGCATCTTTGATATATACAATAGAACCTAGTTCAACTACTGACCATTAACTTACTGCACCTTTGGTAAAGTGAAAAAGCACTCTTTACCACACAAAAAGGGTGTATATCAAATGTAACTTGGAAAGTCAatctgagaaagaagaagtcgTTTGTTTATCAAATGTTTAGGggatttagaaaaataataagataagTGACTGATCAATACTTCTGGGCCAATAGCCGACGGCGGGAGTGTTTTCGTAAATTTGGTCATGTGTTTATGTCTTATGTCATAActttaaatgataaaataaactCTGCCACCAAAACGTAGAAACGAAGCAAGATATGtagaaaaagagatgaaaattttaatatataattgatactctcaaatctcaatgCATCGATTAACTTTTATTTGGAAGTTTGGTCTAATTTGAGTAATATTAATTCTTATATATGCAGGAACGTATGAAGGTGGGAGGGAAACACGGCGAATCTATTACAATAATGCTAAACTTAGGGCTTGACTGGTTTAACAATTAAAGTCAATACATAATTTACTCATCAATTTTTGTGCTTGGTCGTGATGAGTAACGTTCTCTCTAACAGGGAGCATAAAGATCATTCGATTTGTAAAGTAAACCATTAGAATATCCGCAGTATCATaggaaaaaatcaataatattagATTAGAACATTTCTTCAACTCAAGAAATCTTTTTGGATCCGGTTTTGATTAGGTTTTATGTCAACCTCtattatattacttttttttgtccctTCATTATGACTTATGAGACGTGGTGAATTGGGAGAGCATGATACTTGAAACCAAAAGAGAGTCATTATCAAAACGGACCAAAATGCCTAAACATGCTCGACTTCATTGAGCTGACTCGGCTCAGTTTAAAACGTATTGATTTTGTCATGTGCCGATTATAAAATTCCAATTCAGTTTAGTATCAACAAGttttattacttaaaaaaagGAGTTTGCCTCGTTcattataactaaatattttctttaggaAAATACATGTCATTTGATTAGCTTCTTTTCTATTCCTTTTTATTAGTCATAGAACCAATTCTTTGTAGGTTTTCAAATAATCTTGTACGTACCTTTCCGTCTTTCTAACAGCCGTACTTTATTATTACTAATCGTTAAACGTATACATAATAGTGCGCTACACTATTCGTATAGTATCCATACGAACGTGGATTTTCTAGTTAAAATAATCAGCAATTTTATCTACTAGCTAGATTGTTTGGTGATTTCAATTAAATCTGATCTAGCTAGAAGCACCAACTACATGGCCTATAAATATAGACTagattagataaaaaaaacttgctaATCAGAATCGGTTTTACACTACGTACAAATCCTAATTTTCTAGTCTAACCAATCAAACAACTTACAAAAGTTACGGTTTCAAGTTTTCTCTTTCCATCTCTGTAAAGTCAGTCTTACAATAATATGACAAAGAGTGTTAAGAAGATCCCGATGGTGGCTATCTCTCGATTCATGCAGCCTCCACAGTTCCAGGACCAGGTGTTTATCAACTTCCGAGGAGAGGAAATTCGCTATAGCTTCCTCAGCCACCTCGCTGCCGCTTTTGAACTACACGGAATAAACTTCTTCATTGACAAAGATGAACAGAAGGGAAAAGACCTTA
This sequence is a window from Arabidopsis thaliana chromosome 1 sequence. Protein-coding genes within it:
- the NAC023 gene encoding NAC domain containing protein 23 (NAC domain containing protein 23 (NAC023); CONTAINS InterPro DOMAIN/s: No apical meristem (NAM) protein (InterPro:IPR003441); BEST Arabidopsis thaliana protein match is: NAC domain containing protein 24 (TAIR:AT1G60350.1); Has 1617 Blast hits to 1595 proteins in 68 species: Archae - 0; Bacteria - 0; Metazoa - 0; Fungi - 0; Plants - 1617; Viruses - 0; Other Eukaryotes - 0 (source: NCBI BLink).), which translates into the protein MKVEDEATYELIKDELMKAEDEATYWLIKEELIKAEDDVIISRYLKRMIVNGDSWPDHFIEDVDVFNKNPNEEFHSQSPRFVIVKPRTENCGRTDGCQSGCWRIIGRDKLIKSKETGKILGFKKILKFCLKKKPREYKRSWVMEEYRLNNNLNCKQDHVICKIRFMFDAEISFLLAKHFSCLSTRSPLPANQLLPAYGVCFFDSEAEGAFYLETIIGYDGNTWPSYVTNDVYRLHPLTLVDPQDDKFKEFGTCIFANRTKTCGKTDECDGGGCWRIVEGHRVIKSKGKVLGYRRIFQFSENEEPRNVCEGEDPKKTAWFIEEYRPDENNKKDKVLCVIKFLIPLNQR
- a CDS encoding NAC (No Apical Meristem) domain transcriptional regulator superfamily protein (NAC (No Apical Meristem) domain transcriptional regulator superfamily protein; CONTAINS InterPro DOMAIN/s: No apical meristem (NAM) protein (InterPro:IPR003441); BEST Arabidopsis thaliana protein match is: NAC (No Apical Meristem) domain transcriptional regulator superfamily protein (TAIR:AT1G60340.1); Has 1090 Blast hits to 1070 proteins in 55 species: Archae - 0; Bacteria - 0; Metazoa - 0; Fungi - 0; Plants - 1090; Viruses - 0; Other Eukaryotes - 0 (source: NCBI BLink).), which produces MEDDDAAYDLIKHELLYSEDEVIISRYLKGMVVNGDSWPDHFIEDANVFTKNPDKVFNSERPRFVIVKPRTEACGKTDGCDSGCWRIIGRDKLIKSEETGKILGFKKILKFCLKRKPIDYKRSWVMEEYRLTNNLNWKQDHVICKIRFMFEAEISFLLSKHFYTTSESVLENELLPSYGYYLSNTQEEDEFYLDAIMTSEGNEWPSYVTNNVYCLHPLELVDLQDRMFNDYGTCIFANKTCGETDKCDGGYWKILHGDKLIKSNFGKVIGFKKVFEFYETVRQIYLCDGEEVTVTWTIQEYRLSKNVKQNKVLCVIKLTYDR